TACACATAATGCAGCTGAATTTATCCACTCAAGTAAGGGGGAACTAATAGAGGAAGAATATTTCCTACGTAACTATCAGTTCTGTAAAGCACTGATTGGACAAGCAGTTCGTCAACGACAGCTTGCATAACGGGAAGGTGGTCTCTGACCTTCTTTCAAGTCAACAGGgagcttttttttccatatttgtcTTGTATATTCAGACATGCGGACAGGGAGCTGTTGTGGAACCATCCTGCAGCTGCCAGTCTGTTGTGACCGATGATTTCTGGTTTGTGGCAATAATTTTCTGAGCCTTGACGTTTCTTGATGTACCTCTTCAGATAACGTTTTATGGAGTATTTGAAAATGAGGTAACTCAATTCACTTAGATTTAATACAATGCACAGGCATGAAGTTGCCACCAGAAAATAGAGGAAAATCATCTTCTCTGTGGGTTTGGAAATATAGCAGTCTACGGTATTGGGACATGGTCTTATGTCACATTTCACAAGACGTGGTACTTTGAAACCATTGTACAatttataaaacagaacaagaaaaactatttcaaatcctgtttttaaaataaggctGGTAAGGTAAGTGCACAGCAATCCACCATCTATCTCTCCTGGACTTTTATAAGGCTTCTGGTTGTGGTGTTTCTCTCTGTTGTCTCGGTAAGCAACATGAAAAACAACCAAGAGTGAAGGGGTGGAGACCATGATTAATTGCAAAGCCCAAAGTCTGATGTGGGAGACAGGGAAGAAATGGTCAAAGCAGACATTTTCACAACCAGGCTGCTTGATATTGCATTCAAATTCATCGTGCTCATACTTCCAGATGCTTTCTGCAGCCACAATGTAAACCAGTAAGCGGAACATGAACACAACCGCTACCCAAATTCTTCCAATTCCTGTTGAATATTTATTCACTCCGCTCAGTAGATTGCATAGGAGTCCccagttcatttttttcctccaggaaggaaggaaatcctGTATCAAAAAAACAGGAGAGCAGAGAGATGCTTCCACCTgggtgaagaaaaacaaaacattcattCAAGGTGAAATATAACCAGTAGCTGAAGCAATTCAAAATtattaagcattttaaaaggaaaacaacaacaacaaagtgcTTTCAGTTCTGATAATTTGTACCTTCTGAGGCTAT
This Phalacrocorax aristotelis chromosome 3, bGulAri2.1, whole genome shotgun sequence DNA region includes the following protein-coding sequences:
- the GJB7 gene encoding gap junction beta-7 protein isoform X1; translated protein: MNVLFFFTQVEASLCSPVFLIQDFLPSWRKKMNWGLLCNLLSGVNKYSTGIGRIWVAVVFMFRLLVYIVAAESIWKYEHDEFECNIKQPGCENVCFDHFFPVSHIRLWALQLIMVSTPSLLVVFHVAYRDNREKHHNQKPYKSPGEIDGGLLCTYLTSLILKTGFEIVFLVLFYKLYNGFKVPRLVKCDIRPCPNTVDCYISKPTEKMIFLYFLVATSCLCIVLNLSELSYLIFKYSIKRYLKRYIKKRQGSENYCHKPEIIGHNRLAAAGWFHNSSLSACLNIQDKYGKKSSLLT
- the GJB7 gene encoding gap junction beta-7 protein isoform X2 encodes the protein MNVLFFFTQVEASLCSPVFLIQDFLPSWRKKMNWGLLCNLLSGVNKYSTGIGRIWVAVVFMFRLLVYIVAAESIWKYEHDEFECNIKQPGCENVCFDHFFPVSHIRLWALQLIMVSTPSLLVVFHVAYRDNREKHHNQKPYKSPGEIDGGLLCTYLTSLILKTGFEIVFLVLFYKLYNGFKVPRLVKCDIRPCPNTVDCYISKPTEKMIFLYFLVATSCLCIVLNLSELSYLIFKYSIKRYLKRYIKKRQGSENYCHKPEIIASQRQKNAEGAHAINRAQAPSLSVRSQSHFPFRKCLVYSVFNGMA